In Fibrobacter sp., the sequence TTGATCGATAAGCAAATCCCGCAATTGCGGATTTGCTGGAATACATTTTAACAGATTCTTTCTTGATTTCTCAAAATCCAATGAGACAAAATCAAAAGAACCAAAATACGAGAAAAACTTGAAACGATGCAGGATTACTTTTACAACATCTCTGAGAAAGGTGTGCTTCCCAAAGAAAGAATAGGCTATTTGGGGAAGAGGAGAGTAAAAGAATAATTCAGATGTGTCCTTAGATGTATTTTTCCCAGTGATAATGCCGGTAATTTTGTTTTTTTCTCGGATTAGCATGGATAGCGCAGTGCTTGTCGCTCTGCATCCATAATTACCGCGATTTCGGTTGTCTCCAATATACAGAATCTTCATATTTACTGGATTTCCCATGAGTTTTCACATAGCACAATTTTCCCATACAGAGATTTGCTTGGACCTTTGCCGTGACCAAAGAAATCATCGTCGTCAACATCCATTGTGATTACATTGTCAATAAAGTCTGCACATCCATTCAAGTCTTCTGCCCAAAGGCCTAACTTATATACACCCCCTGTAAGAGGAAGTTTTTCAATATCACAATGTGCTGAGTGAAATCCTGGCGAGAAGGAAATAGACTTCTTGTTTGTATTTGCAGCAAAGTTTAACAATGGCGTCCCAAATAGTGTTCTCATGCCGATTGCCAAGTTGCAATTAGTGATGGGTGATGAAACTTTGAATGTGAGTTTTATTCTTAAAAACTGCCCACATCGTGGTTGAATAGGATTGTTTTTTTTGTCAAGAAATTCAATTTCTGAAAAGGTGATGCTTTGAGATGTTTTGCCGGATCTTGGCAATGATGATAAATTTTTATAAGTAGAAGAAGACATGCCAGCATCCTGGTAGTGGCAAATAGCATCTTCTACGTCACCATCAAACGCAACTTGCCCTTGGTCTAGTACAATTCCCCTCTTGCACAGATTCTTTACCGCCCCCATATTATGGCTCACGAACAACACCGTTCTGCCTTCTCCGCGGCTTACGTCTTGCATCTTGCCGATGGCTTTTTTCTGGAATTCTGCGTCGCCCACGGCGAGCACTTCGTCCACCACGAGGATTTCGGGTTCCAGGTGGGCGGCGATGGCGAATCCGAGGCGGACGGTCATGCCGCTGCTGTAGCGCTTCACGGGGGTGTCCAGGTAGCGTTCGCATCCGCTGAAGTCTACAATCTCGTCGAGTTTGCGGGTAATTTCGCTGCGGTTCAT encodes:
- a CDS encoding ABC transporter ATP-binding protein; this encodes MTAIEFENISKQYRLGLVSTGTLSHDLNRFWQTKVLRRDDPYLKVGETNDRAHKGNSDYVWALKDINFKVEQGDVVGIIGRNGAGKSTLLKLLSRVTAPTTGIIRARGRIASLLEVGTGFHPEMTGRENIYMNGAIMGMNRSEITRKLDEIVDFSGCERYLDTPVKRYSSGMTVRLGFAIAAHLEPEILVVDEVLAVGDAEFQKKAIGKMQDVSRGEGRTVLFVSHNMGAVKNLCKRGIVLDQGQVAFDGDVEDAICHYQDAGMSSSTYKNLSSLPRSGKTSQSITFSEIEFLDKKNNPIQPRCGQFLRIKLTFKVSSPITNCNLAIGMRTLFGTPLLNFAANTNKKSISFSPGFHSAHCDIEKLPLTGGVYKLGLWAEDLNGCADFIDNVITMDVDDDDFFGHGKGPSKSLYGKIVLCENSWEIQ